A genomic region of Nostoc sp. UHCC 0702 contains the following coding sequences:
- a CDS encoding heme-copper oxidase subunit III produces the protein MQRRIIYIDESPVRFERWRRRLPNKAQRFLPSGGGSAEDHHGKAIFGFTVFLLSESLVFLSFIFTYIGLRLTHSKNWLPTDVSGPQLSNLVVINTVILLSSSGAIQLAENALQHRQFSKFRLLWLMTICMGTYFLIGQAIEWSKLDFGLSTGLVGSTFYVLTGFHGLHVLAGVLLQIIMLVRSFIPGNYNKGHFGASATTLFWHFVDVIWVFIFSTIYLWRA, from the coding sequence ATGCAACGTCGCATCATATATATAGATGAAAGTCCTGTCCGTTTTGAGCGGTGGCGGCGACGCTTACCAAATAAGGCGCAGCGCTTTTTACCTAGTGGTGGCGGAAGTGCTGAAGATCATCATGGTAAAGCGATATTCGGGTTCACCGTGTTCCTCTTGTCAGAAAGCTTAGTTTTTTTGAGTTTTATCTTCACATACATTGGCCTGCGATTGACTCACTCCAAAAATTGGCTACCAACTGATGTTTCGGGCCCACAATTGTCTAATTTGGTGGTGATCAATACGGTAATACTGCTTTCCAGTAGCGGGGCTATTCAATTGGCAGAAAATGCTCTCCAGCACCGACAATTCAGTAAATTTCGCTTGCTGTGGTTGATGACAATTTGCATGGGAACCTACTTCTTAATTGGTCAAGCAATTGAGTGGAGCAAACTAGATTTTGGGTTAAGTACAGGATTAGTTGGTTCAACATTCTACGTCTTGACAGGTTTCCACGGACTGCATGTTCTTGCTGGTGTTCTTTTGCAAATAATTATGCTTGTCCGCTCCTTCATTCCGGGAAACTATAACAAGGGTCACTTTGGTGCAAGTGCGACAACTCTATTTTGGCACTTTGTTGATGTAATTTGGGTCTTTATATTCTCTACTATCTACCTTTGGCGAGCATAA
- a CDS encoding NAD(P)/FAD-dependent oxidoreductase: protein MNNPVYQTVIVGGGFTGIFTALHLAHQHYPRSVILIDKDDRFCFKPLLYEYFDGEMDSFQVLPRFSELLQGSGVIFVQDTVQSIDLHQREVKLASGNSYNYSNLVLALGSVTGYHQVEGAKEYALPFWTQQDAIALDRHLRNCLQQAIQTEDSEQRRQLLTVVVIGGGASGVEMAATLADFLPHWYGALGGNSSEIRVVVLHHGKAILEGDINDPLRLIAEQELKKRIVPVEIILEAEATAVRPNAIEYKYHEQVETLPTFTTIWTAGTSTHPLIKDLPIPQERRDHHGRPLVTPTLQLLDFPEVFAGGDCAAVENKSLPPTAQVAYQQGADIARNLQALALGEDPKPAQVNIRGTLLKLGIHDAAANLFNIFEVAGEPAHLIREGTYLTLLPAPIHDFKATTEWLDEEIFHHHLDPQNVGKKVVQAVELVGAGVVGVLVARKLLRMLGDEEKRE from the coding sequence ATGAATAATCCAGTTTATCAAACTGTGATTGTTGGCGGTGGTTTTACCGGAATATTTACAGCCTTGCACTTGGCTCACCAACATTATCCTCGCTCTGTGATTTTGATTGATAAAGACGATCGCTTTTGTTTTAAGCCGTTACTTTACGAGTATTTTGATGGCGAAATGGATAGCTTTCAAGTATTACCGCGTTTTTCAGAATTACTTCAAGGTAGCGGTGTCATCTTTGTTCAAGATACAGTGCAGTCGATAGACCTACATCAACGGGAAGTCAAATTAGCTTCAGGAAACTCCTACAACTACAGCAACTTAGTGTTAGCTTTGGGCAGCGTTACTGGTTATCATCAGGTTGAAGGTGCAAAAGAATATGCCTTGCCTTTCTGGACACAACAAGATGCGATCGCTCTTGACCGACATTTACGCAATTGCTTACAACAAGCCATCCAAACCGAAGATTCAGAACAACGTCGGCAATTGCTAACAGTAGTAGTCATTGGTGGTGGTGCAAGTGGTGTAGAAATGGCGGCCACTTTAGCTGATTTTCTCCCACATTGGTATGGTGCTTTAGGAGGCAATTCTAGTGAAATCCGTGTGGTAGTGCTGCATCACGGTAAAGCAATCCTTGAAGGTGATATTAACGATCCGCTGCGTTTAATTGCTGAACAGGAATTGAAAAAACGCATTGTACCAGTAGAAATCATACTGGAAGCAGAAGCCACTGCTGTTCGTCCGAATGCAATTGAATACAAGTACCACGAGCAAGTCGAGACACTACCAACTTTTACCACAATTTGGACTGCTGGCACTTCTACCCATCCGCTGATTAAAGACTTGCCAATTCCTCAAGAACGTAGGGATCATCATGGTCGCCCCTTAGTTACTCCCACTTTGCAACTGCTTGACTTTCCAGAAGTTTTTGCAGGCGGTGACTGTGCAGCAGTTGAGAACAAATCGCTACCACCGACAGCCCAGGTGGCTTATCAACAAGGTGCTGATATTGCTCGCAATTTGCAAGCACTGGCTTTAGGAGAAGATCCCAAGCCAGCCCAGGTTAACATCCGGGGAACTTTATTGAAGTTGGGGATACATGATGCTGCTGCTAACCTTTTCAATATTTTTGAAGTTGCAGGCGAACCCGCCCACTTAATCCGTGAAGGCACTTATTTAACGCTATTGCCGGCTCCAATTCATGATTTTAAAGCTACTACTGAATGGCTAGATGAAGAGATTTTTCATCATCACCTTGACCCTCAAAATGTCGGCAAAAAAGTGGTGCAAGCAGTGGAATTAGTTGGTGCAGGGGTTGTAGGTGTTCTAGTTGCCAGAAAATTATTGCGAATGTTGGGAGATGAGGAGAAAAGGGAGTAG
- a CDS encoding AbrB/MazE/SpoVT family DNA-binding domain-containing protein: MACATITTKGQVTIPKEIRDYLKLDTGSKVDFIIDENGTVKLIPLNLPIQKLSGILHRPGMKSATLEEMEAAIKEGSSDWT, encoded by the coding sequence ATGGCTTGTGCAACCATCACCACTAAAGGACAAGTAACTATTCCTAAAGAAATTAGGGATTATCTCAAACTTGATACAGGTAGTAAGGTAGATTTTATCATTGATGAAAATGGGACAGTCAAACTAATTCCCCTGAATCTCCCTATCCAAAAGTTATCTGGAATTTTACACCGTCCGGGGATGAAAAGTGCAACTTTAGAAGAAATGGAAGCAGCAATCAAAGAAGGCTCAAGTGATTGGACTTGA
- a CDS encoding type II toxin-antitoxin system VapC family toxin, with protein MIGLDTNILVRYLTKDDEKQWEQAAAIIERGEQCFIANIVLCELVWVLRGSPYQFSREEISTTIEIMLQCLVFELENRSLVYQALQRFKQGNADFSDYLIGAIYQNSGCSSTVTFDKKLRSEKGFNLFD; from the coding sequence GTGATTGGACTTGATACAAATATTTTAGTGCGTTACCTGACAAAAGATGATGAAAAGCAGTGGGAGCAAGCTGCTGCAATTATCGAAAGGGGAGAGCAATGTTTTATTGCTAATATAGTTCTCTGTGAATTAGTTTGGGTTTTGCGTGGGAGTCCTTATCAATTTAGTAGGGAAGAAATTAGTACCACTATAGAAATAATGCTGCAATGTTTGGTGTTTGAGTTAGAAAATCGGTCTTTAGTTTATCAAGCATTACAGAGGTTTAAGCAAGGCAATGCAGATTTCTCAGACTATTTAATTGGGGCAATTTATCAAAATTCTGGTTGTAGTTCAACAGTAACTTTTGACAAAAAGCTGAGGAGCGAAAAGGGATTTAATTTATTTGATTAA
- a CDS encoding cytochrome P450 encodes MTVTNSLPDGPRIHRLLRLFKFITQPVQYVEDFAKVYGDNFTIWGSGDVHLVYFSHPQALEEIFTADPSYFESGRGNGILRFLLGDNSLILLDGDRHQRQRQLLTPPFHGERMRAYGEAIREITQQVCNEWKFGKPFNIRASMQEITLRVILRVVFGVDEGPVFEELRRSLTSALELTGSPLMSGMLFFSFLQKDLGAWSPWGRTRRLLQQIDQLIYALIQERRAESEQHRQDILSLLIFARYDDGQPMSDSELRDELMTMLVAGHETTASALTWAFYWLDQLPEVREKLVQEFDSLGVNPEPSTVAKLPYLTAVCQETLRLYPIAMSAFFRVVKSPIEIMGYKLPVGTAIIPSIYLAHHRKEVYLEPQQFKPERFLEKQFSPYEYLPFGGGNRRCIGLAFAQYEMKIALATILSQFQVSLVNKRPVRPVRRGLTLAAPAGMQMVARPQLKQANTPVSV; translated from the coding sequence ATGACAGTAACTAACAGTCTGCCTGATGGGCCAAGAATACACCGCTTGCTGCGACTTTTCAAGTTTATTACTCAGCCAGTGCAGTATGTGGAGGATTTCGCCAAAGTCTATGGTGACAACTTCACTATCTGGGGAAGTGGAGATGTGCATCTTGTATACTTCAGTCATCCCCAAGCGCTGGAAGAAATTTTTACTGCTGATCCTAGCTACTTCGAGTCTGGCAGGGGAAATGGAATTTTACGATTTTTGCTTGGTGATAATTCTCTGATTTTACTCGATGGCGATCGCCACCAGCGCCAACGTCAATTATTAACGCCTCCTTTTCACGGCGAAAGAATGCGGGCTTATGGTGAGGCTATCCGCGAAATCACTCAGCAGGTATGTAATGAATGGAAGTTTGGTAAACCCTTTAATATCCGGGCGTCAATGCAAGAAATCACCTTACGAGTGATTTTACGGGTGGTATTTGGTGTAGATGAGGGGCCAGTTTTTGAAGAACTGCGGCGATCGCTAACTTCTGCATTAGAATTGACGGGTTCTCCCCTCATGTCCGGCATGTTATTTTTTAGTTTCTTGCAAAAAGATTTAGGTGCATGGAGTCCTTGGGGACGAACTAGACGTTTGTTACAACAAATCGATCAACTTATTTATGCTTTAATTCAAGAACGTCGGGCTGAATCTGAACAACATCGCCAAGATATTCTCAGCTTATTAATCTTTGCTCGTTATGATGACGGACAGCCGATGTCAGACTCGGAGTTACGCGATGAATTAATGACAATGTTGGTTGCGGGACATGAAACTACGGCTTCGGCGTTGACATGGGCTTTTTACTGGCTTGATCAATTACCAGAAGTGCGTGAAAAATTAGTACAGGAATTTGATAGCCTTGGTGTCAACCCAGAACCGAGTACCGTTGCTAAACTTCCCTACCTCACAGCAGTTTGTCAAGAAACTTTGCGATTATATCCAATTGCAATGAGTGCTTTCTTCAGGGTTGTGAAATCACCAATTGAAATTATGGGCTACAAATTGCCTGTGGGGACAGCAATAATTCCCAGTATTTATTTAGCACACCACCGAAAAGAAGTTTATCTAGAGCCTCAACAGTTTAAACCAGAACGCTTTTTAGAAAAGCAATTTTCCCCATACGAATATTTACCGTTTGGTGGTGGAAATCGCCGCTGTATTGGTTTGGCATTTGCCCAGTATGAAATGAAAATTGCATTGGCAACGATTCTATCGCAGTTTCAAGTATCTCTAGTGAATAAGCGTCCGGTGCGTCCAGTGCGCCGTGGTTTAACTTTAGCTGCACCAGCAGGAATGCAAATGGTAGCAAGACCTCAATTAAAGCAGGCAAATACCCCTGTTAGCGTCTAA
- a CDS encoding ParA family protein — MPKIIAILNGKGGVGKTTTAVNLAAQFGKQKKVLLVDADIQGSASWWVGRNQNGMGFDLSQETNPQLLGDLRKIKGYDLVVVDTPPALQSEALAAVVAIADYLVLPTPPAPMDLAVLVETVKTAVVPVKIPHRVLLTKVDMRSVGEAIEAQNTLQRLGIPACKAFIRAYKAHERAALEGVAITQWRGKNAKEAELDYRRVADELQRDWRK, encoded by the coding sequence GTGCCGAAAATCATCGCTATTCTTAACGGTAAAGGAGGAGTCGGTAAAACGACTACCGCCGTCAATCTGGCTGCACAGTTTGGGAAACAAAAAAAAGTTCTTCTCGTTGATGCAGATATTCAAGGTTCTGCCAGTTGGTGGGTTGGGCGGAATCAGAATGGTATGGGATTTGATTTATCCCAAGAAACCAATCCACAACTTTTAGGTGATTTACGAAAAATAAAAGGTTACGATTTAGTAGTGGTGGATACACCCCCGGCGCTGCAATCTGAAGCATTAGCGGCAGTAGTAGCGATCGCTGATTACCTAGTTTTGCCTACACCCCCAGCACCAATGGATTTGGCTGTTCTCGTTGAAACAGTCAAAACAGCAGTTGTTCCAGTGAAAATCCCCCACCGCGTACTACTGACTAAAGTCGATATGCGGAGTGTAGGCGAAGCAATAGAAGCACAAAACACTCTCCAGCGGCTAGGAATTCCTGCTTGCAAAGCTTTCATCCGTGCCTACAAAGCTCACGAACGAGCAGCACTAGAGGGTGTGGCGATTACTCAATGGCGAGGAAAAAATGCTAAAGAGGCAGAATTAGATTACCGCCGCGTGGCTGATGAACTACAGCGTGATTGGAGGAAATAA
- a CDS encoding alpha/beta hydrolase, producing MFASFLPTAVGQLTESASIALAQSIQSQAIATPLTSQPITTTYARLGSGGTPILLIHGFDSSVLEFRRLLPLLAVDNETWAVDLLGFGFTQRLPGIQFSPSAIKTHLYYFWKTLINRPVILVGASMGGAAAIDFTLTYPEVVQKLVLIDSTGLKGGSPLSKLMFPPLGYFATEFLRNPKVRDRISRTAYKNPSLATVDALNCGALHLQMSSWSQALIAFTKSGGYTAFRFKKLSEIVQPTLILWGDSDRILGTKDAKRFKRAIPQSQLTWIEDCGHIPHLEQPQITATHILEFRGDTKIKS from the coding sequence ATGTTTGCGAGCTTTTTACCTACCGCAGTTGGGCAACTGACAGAATCTGCCTCGATCGCCTTAGCTCAAAGTATTCAAAGTCAAGCGATCGCAACTCCCCTAACTAGTCAACCAATTACCACAACCTATGCGCGTCTGGGTAGTGGGGGTACACCGATTTTATTAATCCACGGCTTTGACAGTTCTGTATTAGAATTCCGTCGTCTGTTGCCACTGCTAGCAGTTGATAATGAAACTTGGGCTGTGGATTTGCTGGGTTTTGGCTTTACACAAAGACTTCCAGGGATACAGTTTAGCCCCAGTGCGATCAAAACCCATCTATATTATTTTTGGAAAACTCTGATTAACCGACCTGTAATTTTGGTAGGTGCATCAATGGGGGGTGCAGCAGCGATTGATTTCACCCTGACTTACCCAGAAGTGGTGCAAAAATTGGTGTTGATTGACAGTACTGGTTTAAAGGGGGGTTCCCCATTAAGCAAATTGATGTTTCCCCCGTTGGGTTATTTCGCAACTGAGTTTTTGCGTAATCCCAAAGTCCGCGATCGCATTTCTCGTACTGCTTACAAAAATCCTAGTCTTGCCACTGTAGATGCTCTCAATTGTGGAGCATTACACCTACAAATGTCAAGTTGGAGTCAAGCTTTGATTGCTTTTACCAAAAGTGGTGGTTACACTGCTTTTAGATTTAAGAAGCTCTCAGAAATTGTACAACCAACTCTAATTTTGTGGGGTGATTCTGATAGAATTTTAGGCACAAAAGATGCCAAAAGATTTAAAAGAGCAATTCCCCAAAGTCAATTAACTTGGATTGAAGATTGTGGTCATATCCCTCATTTAGAACAACCACAAATCACTGCCACACATATTTTAGAATTTCGGGGTGACACAAAAATCAAGAGTTAG
- a CDS encoding carbon dioxide-concentrating mechanism protein CcmK, with protein sequence MPMAVGVIETLGFPSVLAAADAMVKSAAVTLVYYGLAESARLLVAVRGQVAEVKRAVEAGIAAGEQVKAGTVITHYIVPNPPENVETILPIHFTQKSEPFRIF encoded by the coding sequence ATGCCGATGGCGGTTGGCGTAATTGAAACTTTAGGTTTTCCCAGTGTCTTAGCCGCAGCAGATGCAATGGTCAAGTCTGCCGCAGTTACACTGGTGTATTATGGTCTAGCAGAAAGCGCTCGCTTGTTAGTTGCAGTCCGGGGACAAGTTGCTGAAGTGAAAAGAGCTGTAGAAGCAGGAATAGCTGCTGGAGAGCAAGTCAAGGCTGGTACAGTCATCACTCACTATATAGTCCCCAATCCGCCGGAAAACGTGGAAACAATTCTACCAATCCACTTTACGCAAAAATCTGAACCTTTCCGTATCTTCTAA
- a CDS encoding carbon dioxide-concentrating mechanism protein CcmK — MSLQAVGSLETKGFPAVLAAADAMVKAGRVTLVGYIRVGSARFTVNIRGDVSEVKAAMAAGVEAAENVHGGTLESWVIIPRPHENVEAVLPIAYTEQVQQYRESVENPIIGSSNGR, encoded by the coding sequence ATGTCATTACAGGCAGTTGGATCGCTTGAAACCAAGGGGTTTCCTGCTGTACTAGCCGCAGCAGATGCTATGGTAAAAGCTGGTCGAGTCACCCTTGTAGGTTATATCAGAGTGGGTAGCGCTCGTTTTACAGTCAATATTCGCGGTGATGTTTCTGAGGTAAAAGCTGCTATGGCTGCTGGTGTTGAAGCCGCAGAAAATGTTCATGGCGGTACTTTGGAATCTTGGGTAATTATTCCTCGCCCCCATGAAAACGTCGAAGCTGTTCTACCAATTGCTTACACCGAACAAGTCCAACAGTACCGTGAGTCTGTGGAAAACCCAATTATCGGGTCATCGAACGGGCGATAA
- a CDS encoding HetZ-related protein 2 — MGVVMQTLKHGFEERNLAMATEAEKLAQDWQKRLAAECPEQSVANRESIVLWLLGRDLKRFDILNPKELDIAKQAMEYRYRILRQRYLGIGRERAYRNLITRLGSLVTLRNKIQTWVSLSRDRQRTVIDVLQEVIQELLQSDSYMQQQMACISEITTDRRLQDTLLFASIEEYALRPVRNQPLLAYRFVNYLRRTQRGGLTQVPSSDLVRLVSEEILTDDNDNRVNLVDNQAIAEYQEAQQLEEQQALRQTVQKEFANYLQENLGEEAVEWLELYLQGKSQDEIAKKLNKPIKEIYRLREKISYHAVRVFALKGKPELVDNWLSISLQENNLGLTQSQWQQLEDKLTPIERQILNLRKAGNSIEGTAQKLGLKMHQVMGEWTKIYLAAQALRTQE; from the coding sequence ATGGGGGTTGTGATGCAAACTTTAAAACACGGTTTCGAGGAGCGCAATCTCGCTATGGCAACAGAAGCAGAAAAACTGGCGCAAGATTGGCAAAAGCGGCTAGCTGCTGAATGTCCAGAACAAAGTGTGGCCAATAGGGAAAGTATTGTTCTTTGGCTTTTGGGACGTGATTTAAAACGGTTTGATATACTCAACCCCAAGGAACTTGATATCGCCAAGCAAGCGATGGAATATCGCTATCGGATTTTGCGTCAACGCTATTTAGGGATCGGTAGGGAACGTGCTTATCGCAACCTAATCACTCGACTGGGGAGTTTAGTCACATTAAGGAATAAGATTCAGACTTGGGTTTCTCTGAGTCGCGATCGCCAGCGCACTGTGATCGATGTGTTGCAAGAAGTAATCCAAGAATTACTGCAAAGCGATAGCTACATGCAACAACAGATGGCTTGCATCTCTGAAATTACAACTGATAGACGACTCCAAGATACTCTGCTATTTGCCAGTATAGAAGAGTATGCTTTACGGCCAGTACGGAATCAACCTTTGTTAGCCTATCGTTTTGTAAATTATTTAAGACGTACTCAACGTGGTGGTTTAACCCAAGTCCCAAGTAGTGACTTAGTGAGACTAGTTTCAGAAGAAATTCTCACAGACGACAATGATAATCGGGTGAACTTGGTGGATAATCAGGCGATCGCAGAATATCAAGAGGCACAACAACTAGAAGAGCAACAAGCGCTGCGGCAGACAGTACAAAAGGAATTTGCCAATTATTTACAAGAAAATTTGGGAGAAGAGGCAGTAGAATGGCTAGAACTGTATCTACAAGGCAAGTCTCAAGATGAGATTGCCAAGAAATTAAACAAACCCATTAAAGAAATCTACCGTTTGCGAGAAAAAATTAGTTACCACGCTGTACGTGTCTTCGCCCTCAAAGGTAAACCGGAACTCGTCGATAATTGGCTTTCAATTTCCTTACAAGAAAATAATTTGGGACTAACACAAAGCCAATGGCAACAACTTGAGGACAAATTAACTCCCATTGAGCGGCAGATCTTGAATTTACGAAAAGCAGGCAACTCAATAGAAGGAACAGCCCAAAAATTAGGACTGAAAATGCATCAGGTTATGGGTGAATGGACTAAGATTTATCTTGCAGCCCAAGCTTTAAGAACTCAAGAGTAA
- a CDS encoding Crp/Fnr family transcriptional regulator, giving the protein MQTEVFSEFPLLSTANPQTLEWLLNVAIEHEYPVGRAVLMEDAWGNAVYFMVSGWVKVRRTCGDDAVTLAILGRGDFFGEMAILDESPRSTDVIALSSVKLLSISRERFIQILFKDPQLHHRMLQLMVRRVRQINQRLQIRSSPPAVKLAHTLVSLGESYGHESDKGKEIFNIPFKDLADVTEIGVEETTKIMEKLHQKGWITIDNANNIIYLINFKQLMNLAGKA; this is encoded by the coding sequence ATGCAGACTGAGGTTTTTAGTGAATTTCCCTTACTGAGTACAGCCAACCCACAAACTTTGGAATGGCTGCTCAACGTTGCAATTGAACACGAATACCCAGTTGGGCGAGCCGTGTTGATGGAAGATGCCTGGGGTAATGCAGTATACTTCATGGTTTCTGGTTGGGTGAAAGTCCGACGTACCTGTGGAGATGATGCTGTGACTTTGGCAATTTTGGGTCGAGGTGATTTTTTTGGAGAAATGGCGATTTTAGATGAATCACCGCGTTCAACTGATGTGATTGCTCTTTCCTCAGTAAAATTGCTTAGTATCTCTAGGGAGCGTTTTATTCAAATTTTGTTTAAAGACCCGCAGTTACACCACCGGATGCTGCAACTAATGGTGCGGCGAGTGCGGCAAATTAACCAGCGGTTGCAAATTCGGTCTTCACCCCCAGCTGTCAAACTTGCCCATACTTTAGTTAGTTTGGGTGAAAGCTATGGTCACGAATCAGACAAAGGTAAAGAAATTTTTAATATTCCTTTTAAGGATTTAGCAGATGTTACAGAGATCGGAGTTGAAGAAACGACTAAAATTATGGAAAAATTACATCAAAAAGGTTGGATCACCATTGACAACGCCAACAACATCATTTATTTGATCAACTTCAAACAGTTGATGAATTTAGCTGGCAAAGCCTAA
- a CDS encoding M61 family metallopeptidase, producing the protein MTEATAPRLEIGVQETVPTIYYQVAMPQPENHLFEVTLQLVNYPSSILDLKMPVWTPGSYLVREYAKNLQDFEAFADDKPLPWRKISKNHWQVNKTGVSKLTVRYRIFANELSVRTNHLDNTHGYFNGAALFFRLPGWERLPIRVTIIPPHPKWQVTTALPPVGEQANTFYAADFDTLVDSPFEIGSHDLYHFEVLGKSHELAIWGQGNLQVQRMIADIQKIVQVEAQMFGSLPYERYVFLLHLFAQAYGGLEHKNSCSLIYQRFGFRSQDKYERFVQLVAHEFFHLWNVKRIRPKALESFDYDRENYTPSLWFCEGTTSYYDLLIPLRAGIYDTKSYLNNWSKEITRYLTTPGRKVQPLSESSFDAWIKLYRPDANSANSQISYYLKGEMVSFLLDLLIRLRHGNQRSLDDVMRQMWQQFGQAEIGYTPEQLQEVIESVAGVDLTDFFECYIDGTEELPFNKYLEPFGLHIVSELEEEPYLGVKTKTENGREIVKLVEADSPAQLAGIDAGDELLAIAGIKVAANQLSDRLKDYQPNDTIEVTVFHQDELRTYSVTLAEPSPTKYQVITVQNPDPTQKENFAGWLGVPLVTLR; encoded by the coding sequence ATGACTGAAGCAACAGCACCTCGTCTCGAAATTGGCGTCCAGGAAACCGTACCGACGATTTATTACCAAGTGGCAATGCCCCAACCAGAAAACCATCTGTTTGAGGTAACGTTGCAACTGGTTAACTATCCATCATCAATTCTTGACTTAAAAATGCCAGTATGGACGCCAGGTTCATACTTAGTGCGGGAATACGCCAAGAATCTACAAGATTTTGAGGCATTTGCAGATGATAAGCCTTTGCCTTGGCGGAAAATTAGTAAAAATCATTGGCAAGTTAACAAAACTGGTGTTTCTAAATTAACTGTACGTTACCGGATTTTTGCCAATGAGTTGTCAGTACGCACAAATCACTTGGATAATACCCACGGCTATTTCAACGGTGCAGCACTGTTTTTTAGACTACCAGGTTGGGAACGGCTACCAATTCGCGTTACCATCATACCACCACACCCAAAATGGCAGGTAACTACTGCCTTACCACCTGTGGGTGAGCAAGCTAATACTTTCTATGCTGCTGATTTTGACACCCTGGTAGATAGTCCTTTTGAGATTGGTTCTCATGATTTGTATCACTTTGAAGTGTTGGGCAAATCTCATGAACTGGCAATCTGGGGACAGGGAAATTTGCAAGTACAGCGGATGATTGCCGATATCCAGAAAATTGTTCAGGTAGAAGCACAAATGTTTGGCAGTTTGCCTTATGAAAGATATGTGTTTCTGCTGCATTTATTTGCCCAAGCTTATGGGGGTTTGGAGCATAAAAACTCCTGCTCGTTAATTTACCAGCGCTTTGGGTTTCGCTCTCAGGATAAATACGAGCGCTTTGTGCAATTGGTGGCACATGAATTCTTTCATTTGTGGAATGTGAAGCGCATTCGCCCAAAAGCCCTAGAGAGTTTTGACTACGACCGAGAAAACTATACACCGTCTTTATGGTTCTGTGAAGGTACCACCAGTTACTATGACTTGCTGATTCCTTTGCGAGCAGGAATTTATGATACTAAGTCGTATTTAAATAATTGGAGTAAGGAAATTACTAGGTATCTTACGACACCAGGTCGCAAAGTACAACCGCTTTCTGAGTCGAGTTTTGATGCTTGGATTAAACTTTATCGTCCTGATGCCAATAGCGCTAACTCCCAAATTTCCTACTATTTGAAGGGCGAAATGGTATCTTTCTTGCTAGATTTGCTCATTAGGCTGCGGCATGGCAATCAGCGCTCTCTTGATGATGTGATGCGGCAAATGTGGCAGCAATTTGGGCAGGCAGAAATTGGCTATACCCCAGAACAATTACAAGAAGTGATTGAATCTGTGGCGGGAGTAGATTTAACTGATTTCTTTGAATGCTACATTGATGGTACTGAAGAATTACCCTTTAATAAATACCTGGAACCTTTTGGCTTGCATATTGTGTCGGAACTGGAGGAGGAACCTTACTTAGGTGTGAAGACGAAAACTGAAAATGGACGGGAAATAGTTAAGTTGGTTGAAGCTGATTCGCCTGCACAACTGGCAGGAATTGATGCAGGTGATGAGTTGCTAGCCATTGCAGGCATCAAAGTAGCAGCAAATCAACTTAGCGATCGCCTCAAAGATTACCAACCAAACGATACCATTGAGGTAACAGTTTTTCACCAAGATGAACTACGTACTTATTCTGTGACTCTTGCTGAACCCAGTCCTACTAAATACCAGGTGATTACCGTACAAAATCCCGATCCCACACAGAAAGAAAATTTTGCTGGCTGGTTGGGCGTGCCACTTGTTACTCTTCGTTGA